The Cloacibacterium caeni region ATTTAATGGAAAAAGCAGCGATGGCTTGCACCGATTTTATTCACCATAAATATCTTAAAACGCAGAATATTCTTATTTTTTGTGGCTATGGAAATAATGGAGGAGATGGTTTGGCAATGGCTAGATTACTTTATCAAAAAGGTTTTGATGTAGATGTATTCATTGATAAAAGTAAGAAAGATTTTTCAAAAGATGCGGAAATCAATTACCATAGATTAAAAGAATTTTTGGGAATCAGAATTCTAGATTTTATAGATTTTAATGAGAGTTTCATTAATGAAGATTCCATCATTATTGATGCTTTGTTCGGTACAGGATTGAACAGAAAAATCGAAGGTGAAATAGCCAAAATTATTCTAAAACTCAACCCAATTCATGTTCATAAAGTCGCAATCGACATTCCTTCAGGAATTTTGGCAGATGGAAATATTCCCGGAAATGCAGTCGTTTTTAAAGCAGATGAAACCTTGTCTTTAGAGTTCTGCAAACAATCATTTTTGCATCCAGAAATCGGCGAATATTGTGGTAAAATTCACATTTTAGAAATCGGAATCAGTAAAAAATATATAGAAAATACTGAAACGCCGCATTATATTATAGACGAAGAAGTCATAAGAAAAATTTATAAAAAAAGAAAAGATACTTCTCACAAAGGAAATTATGGCAAAACATGCATTGTAGCGGGAAGTTTTGGGAAAATTGGAGCTGCGGTTTTGGCCACGAAATCAGCTTTGTTTTCCGGGAGCGGTTTAACTTATATTTTGGCGCCAAAATGCGGTTACGAAATCCTGCAAACCACTTGTCCAGAAGCGATGTATTTATACGGAGGAGAAGATTTTATTAAAAATTTTACAGTAGAGAATGATTTCACGTATGGAATAGGTCCTGGATTGGGAACAGATTACGAAACTGAGGAAAAATTAATGCATTTTCTCAAAAATTATAATGAACCATTGGTTTTAGATGCAGATGCGTTGAATTTGATTTCCAAAAATCCAGAAAATTTAAATTTAATTCCAAAAAATTCAATTATTACGCCTCATCCTAAAGAGTTTTCTAGACTTTTTGGAGAATCCAAAGATTCTTTTGAACGATTAGAATTAGCCAAATCAAAGGCAAAAGAATTGAATATTTATATCGTTCTCAAAGGTCATCACACCCAAATCATCACTCCTGAAGGAAACGTATTTTATAACATTACAGGAAACTCTGGCTTGGCAAAAGGTGGAAGTGGAGATGTTTTATTGGGAATCATTACCTCATTTTTAGCACAAGGTTATTCGCCTGAAAATGCAGCAATATTTGGAGTTTGGCTTCATGGGAAAGCTGCGGATTTCACCGCCGAAAAATATTCTAAAGAAGCGATGCTCGCTTCAGATGTCATTCAGCATATTGGCGAAGTCTTTAAATATTTACAAAAATAAAGGGAAACAATTTGCTGTTTCCCTTTTTTATGATGTTAAAATTTGTCTTCGTATTTGAAATTTTTAGAATAAAGCATTACCGCTAATCCTATAATGACCAATGGAATTGATAAAACCTGACCTGTATTGAGAATTCCAAGGGTGATTTTTTCTTCTCCTTGAGGTTCTTTTAAGAATTCTACTAAAAATCTGATGGTCCAAAGTACAGCAAAGAAAAACCCGAAAAGCCAACCTTGACTGTATTTTTTCTTCGTGTAAAGATAAATTCCCCACATTACAAAAAATAATGCCAAATAAGAAAATGCCTCAAACAATTGAGTAGGATAGCGTGGAACAATTTCTCCGTATTCCATACTTTGTTGAGGAAACAATACGGCAAATGGTGAATCTGGTGCTGGTTTTCCTACGATTTCTGAGTTGAAAAAATTTCCCATTCTGATGAAAAATCCTGCTAAAGCCACAGTAATCGCCAATCTATCTAATAACCAAAGTGGATTTTTCTTCAACACTTTTATCGCAATAATAATGGTAGAAATAACCAGGACTATTGCAGCACCGTGACTTGCAAGTCCCGAAAATCCTGTGAATTTGAATTCTGGAACCGTCTGAATTGGCAAGAAAACACTCCAGAAATCTTGTTTAAATAATTCTGGTTGATAGAAAATAACGT contains the following coding sequences:
- a CDS encoding NAD(P)H-hydrate dehydratase yields the protein MKIFSAAQIKNGDLFTIKNEPIASVHLMEKAAMACTDFIHHKYLKTQNILIFCGYGNNGGDGLAMARLLYQKGFDVDVFIDKSKKDFSKDAEINYHRLKEFLGIRILDFIDFNESFINEDSIIIDALFGTGLNRKIEGEIAKIILKLNPIHVHKVAIDIPSGILADGNIPGNAVVFKADETLSLEFCKQSFLHPEIGEYCGKIHILEIGISKKYIENTETPHYIIDEEVIRKIYKKRKDTSHKGNYGKTCIVAGSFGKIGAAVLATKSALFSGSGLTYILAPKCGYEILQTTCPEAMYLYGGEDFIKNFTVENDFTYGIGPGLGTDYETEEKLMHFLKNYNEPLVLDADALNLISKNPENLNLIPKNSIITPHPKEFSRLFGESKDSFERLELAKSKAKELNIYIVLKGHHTQIITPEGNVFYNITGNSGLAKGGSGDVLLGIITSFLAQGYSPENAAIFGVWLHGKAADFTAEKYSKEAMLASDVIQHIGEVFKYLQK
- the lgt gene encoding prolipoprotein diacylglyceryl transferase is translated as MNLATLLYFTWDPSKGIEIGTFTLHYYSLMFVLAFGIGYYLFVKMFKIDHESEKSLDTIFTWTLIGTILGARLGHVIFYQPELFKQDFWSVFLPIQTVPEFKFTGFSGLASHGAAIVLVISTIIIAIKVLKKNPLWLLDRLAITVALAGFFIRMGNFFNSEIVGKPAPDSPFAVLFPQQSMEYGEIVPRYPTQLFEAFSYLALFFVMWGIYLYTKKKYSQGWLFGFFFAVLWTIRFLVEFLKEPQGEEKITLGILNTGQVLSIPLVIIGLAVMLYSKNFKYEDKF